A single genomic interval of uncultured Sunxiuqinia sp. harbors:
- a CDS encoding D-2-hydroxyacid dehydrogenase, translating into MKIVVLDGYALNPGDMSWKAFEELADFKVYDNTSSKKIVERIGSAELVLTNKVVLNKDVINSCPLLKYIGILATGYNIVDLEAASNANITVTNIPAYSTDSVAQLVFSHLLNIVNRVQLHADSVKNGDWVNSPDFSFWLSPQTELAGKTLGIIGFGRIGQKVAEIGHAFGMTILFQNRSQKKNVASYCRQCELDELLQKSDVVSLNCPLTENNREFMNKNLFAQMKHSAIIINTGRGALIEEQDLANALNEGSLAAAGLDVLSTEPPTTDNPLLRAKNAFITPHIAWATKEARQRMINIAEENLKAFLNRKKLNVIS; encoded by the coding sequence ATGAAAATAGTTGTACTTGACGGATATGCGTTAAATCCCGGAGACATGAGCTGGAAAGCATTTGAGGAATTAGCTGATTTTAAGGTTTATGATAATACTTCGTCGAAAAAGATTGTTGAACGAATCGGAAGTGCTGAGCTTGTTTTGACAAATAAAGTAGTTTTAAATAAAGATGTGATTAATTCTTGCCCGTTATTAAAATACATCGGCATTTTAGCAACCGGCTACAATATTGTTGATCTGGAAGCTGCCAGCAATGCCAACATTACCGTGACCAACATTCCGGCATATAGCACAGATTCGGTGGCACAGCTGGTTTTTTCTCATCTCCTGAACATCGTTAATCGGGTTCAACTTCATGCCGATTCAGTGAAAAATGGTGATTGGGTTAATTCGCCTGACTTTTCGTTTTGGTTAAGTCCTCAAACTGAGCTTGCAGGAAAAACACTTGGTATTATTGGTTTCGGCAGAATCGGGCAAAAAGTTGCTGAAATTGGACATGCATTTGGAATGACCATTTTATTTCAGAACCGTTCTCAGAAAAAAAATGTCGCGTCGTATTGCCGACAATGTGAGCTTGATGAATTACTCCAAAAATCGGATGTGGTGAGTTTAAATTGCCCACTTACCGAGAACAACCGAGAGTTTATGAATAAAAACCTATTTGCTCAAATGAAGCACAGTGCAATAATAATCAATACCGGGAGAGGCGCTCTAATTGAAGAGCAAGATCTTGCAAACGCACTAAATGAAGGAAGTTTGGCTGCTGCTGGTCTGGATGTGCTTTCGACAGAACCCCCAACTACTGATAATCCGCTGCTTCGTGCAAAAAACGCTTTTATTACCCCTCATATCGCTTGGGCAACAAAAGAAGCCCGGCAACGCATGATCAACATTGCGGAGGAAAACCTGAAAGCTTTCCTGAATAGGAAAAAGCTCAACGTAATAAGCTAA